In a single window of the Sphingosinicella microcystinivorans genome:
- a CDS encoding DUF4136 domain-containing protein, which translates to MQKQALALTALALLAACTTNRFEADVTRFHMTPPGLRGSIYLEPIDKAAAGTLEFQNHASVVGTELAEHGFTPAEAREGAEYIGVLAYGQTVREGVGGGSPVTIGIGGGTFGKNVGVGLGTSFGVGEKKSRATAINMLALKIERASDKSVVWEGRAVAEAGSSSRYGPLSAAMPALADALLRDFPGTSGQTVTYKSQ; encoded by the coding sequence ATGCAGAAACAGGCCCTTGCGCTCACCGCGCTCGCACTTCTCGCCGCCTGCACCACCAACCGTTTCGAGGCCGACGTCACGCGCTTCCACATGACGCCGCCGGGGCTGCGCGGCAGCATCTATCTCGAACCCATCGACAAGGCCGCGGCCGGAACGCTCGAGTTCCAGAACCATGCGTCGGTCGTCGGCACCGAGCTTGCCGAGCACGGCTTCACGCCTGCTGAGGCGCGCGAAGGCGCGGAGTACATCGGCGTCCTCGCCTACGGCCAGACCGTGCGCGAAGGCGTCGGCGGCGGCTCTCCGGTCACGATCGGCATCGGCGGCGGCACGTTCGGCAAGAACGTCGGTGTCGGCCTCGGCACCAGCTTCGGCGTCGGCGAGAAGAAGAGCAGGGCAACCGCGATCAACATGCTTGCGCTCAAGATCGAGCGCGCCTCTGACAAGAGCGTCGTGTGGGAAGGCCGCGCGGTCGCGGAGGCGGGCAGCAGCTCGCGCTACGGGCCGCTGTCGGCGGCCATGCCCGCGCTTGCCGATGCACTTTTGCGTGACTTTCCGGGCACGTCGGGCCAAACGGTGACATACAAATCCCAGTAA
- a CDS encoding (2Fe-2S) ferredoxin domain-containing protein has product MKTVPARWEATILICRKCSRKLGGGFGKNGRKSLAKALRARGLGGKGRKAGVGIVEVGCLDICPKNGVVAMNAANPGAWLVVPKGADIDAVAERLGLDGERKASRKP; this is encoded by the coding sequence ATGAAAACGGTCCCGGCCCGGTGGGAAGCCACCATCCTGATTTGCAGGAAGTGCTCCCGGAAGCTCGGCGGAGGCTTCGGGAAAAACGGCCGCAAGTCCCTTGCGAAAGCGCTTCGGGCAAGGGGGCTCGGCGGCAAGGGCCGCAAGGCCGGCGTCGGCATCGTGGAGGTCGGCTGCCTCGACATCTGCCCGAAGAACGGCGTGGTCGCCATGAACGCCGCGAACCCCGGCGCCTGGCTGGTCGTGCCGAAGGGGGCGGACATCGACGCGGTCGCCGAACGCCTGGGGCTCGACGGCGAGCGGAAAGCAAGCCGGAAGCCTTGA
- the radC gene encoding RadC family protein produces the protein MADTDSDSGADAGHRARMRTRMLQGGGDAFHDYELLEYVLGLAIPRRDTKPLAKVLIARFQSFAAVIAAEPRDLKRVPGVGDTVIATLGFVRAAALRLQRANIYGKPVLAGWQALLDYLHADMAHLGRERFRVLFLDSRNVLIADEAMSDGTVNQTSVYVREVIHRALDLGATALILVHNHPSGDPKPSRDDIQLTNHIRDAARVLGVQLHDHIVIGREGHASFKALGLL, from the coding sequence ATGGCCGATACGGATTCCGATTCGGGCGCTGATGCCGGTCACCGCGCCCGGATGCGCACGCGTATGCTTCAGGGCGGCGGCGATGCGTTCCACGACTACGAGCTGCTCGAATACGTGCTCGGCCTCGCGATTCCGCGGCGCGACACCAAGCCGCTCGCGAAGGTGCTGATCGCGCGCTTCCAGTCGTTCGCCGCGGTGATCGCGGCCGAGCCGCGCGACCTGAAGCGCGTGCCGGGCGTCGGCGACACGGTGATCGCGACGCTCGGCTTCGTGCGCGCCGCCGCGCTCAGGCTCCAGCGCGCGAACATCTACGGGAAGCCGGTGCTCGCCGGCTGGCAGGCGCTGCTCGACTATCTCCATGCCGACATGGCGCATCTGGGGCGCGAGCGCTTCCGCGTGCTGTTCCTCGATTCGCGCAACGTGCTGATCGCGGACGAGGCGATGTCGGACGGCACCGTGAACCAGACCTCGGTGTACGTGCGCGAGGTGATTCACCGTGCGCTCGACCTCGGCGCCACTGCGCTGATCCTCGTGCACAACCATCCTTCGGGCGATCCCAAGCCGAGCCGGGACGACATCCAGCTCACGAACCACATCCGCGATGCGGCGCGCGTGCTCGGCGTCCAGCTTCACGACCACATCGTCATCGGCCGCGAGGGCCACGCCAGCTTTAAGGCGCTCGGGCTGCTCTAG
- the purB gene encoding adenylosuccinate lyase: MIPRYSRPEMTTIWEPETRFRIWFEIEAHATDALADLGVVPKDAAKAVWERGGFDVARIDEIEREVKHDVIAFLTSLAEHVGEEARFVHQGMTSSDVLDTCLNVQLVRAADILIADLDALLAAIKRRALEHKMTPTMGRSHGIHAEPTTFGLKLAQAYAEFERCRARMVAAREEIATCAISGAVGTFANIDPRVEEHVAKAMGLTPEPVSTQVIPRDRHAMYFATLGVIASSVERLAVEIRHLQRTEVLEAEEYFSPGQKGSSAMPHKRNPVLTENLTGLARLVRGYSIPAMENVALWHERDISHSSVERMIGPDATVTLDFALVRLTGVVDKLVVYPERMRKNLDKMGGLIHSQRVLLALTQAGVSREDSYRLVQRNAMKVWDSDGQLQLLDLLKADPDVTARLSNADLEGLFDLGYHFKHVDTIFRRVFGE, encoded by the coding sequence ATGATTCCACGCTACAGCCGCCCCGAGATGACGACGATCTGGGAACCCGAAACCCGTTTCCGGATCTGGTTCGAGATCGAGGCGCACGCCACGGACGCGCTCGCCGACCTTGGCGTGGTGCCGAAGGACGCGGCGAAGGCGGTGTGGGAGCGCGGCGGCTTCGATGTCGCCCGCATCGACGAGATCGAGCGCGAGGTGAAGCACGACGTGATCGCCTTCCTCACCAGCCTTGCCGAGCACGTCGGCGAGGAGGCGCGCTTCGTCCATCAGGGGATGACCAGCTCGGACGTGCTCGACACGTGCCTCAACGTCCAGCTCGTGCGCGCGGCGGATATCCTCATCGCCGACCTCGATGCGCTGCTCGCCGCGATCAAGCGCCGTGCGCTTGAGCACAAGATGACGCCGACGATGGGCCGCAGCCACGGCATCCACGCCGAACCGACCACGTTCGGCCTCAAGCTCGCGCAGGCCTATGCGGAGTTCGAACGCTGCCGTGCGCGCATGGTCGCGGCGCGAGAGGAGATCGCCACCTGCGCGATTTCGGGCGCGGTCGGCACGTTCGCGAACATCGACCCGCGCGTCGAGGAGCATGTCGCGAAGGCGATGGGGCTGACGCCCGAGCCGGTGTCCACGCAGGTCATTCCGCGTGACCGCCATGCCATGTATTTCGCGACGCTCGGTGTCATCGCCTCCTCGGTCGAGCGGCTGGCGGTCGAGATCCGCCACCTCCAGCGCACCGAGGTGCTGGAGGCGGAGGAGTATTTCTCGCCGGGGCAGAAAGGCTCGTCGGCGATGCCGCACAAGCGCAACCCGGTGCTCACCGAGAATCTCACCGGCCTCGCGCGCCTCGTGCGCGGCTATTCGATCCCGGCGATGGAGAACGTCGCGCTCTGGCACGAACGCGACATCTCGCATTCGTCCGTCGAGCGCATGATCGGGCCGGACGCGACGGTGACGCTCGACTTCGCGCTCGTCCGCCTCACCGGCGTCGTCGACAAGCTCGTCGTCTATCCCGAGCGGATGCGGAAGAACCTCGACAAGATGGGCGGGCTCATCCATTCCCAGCGCGTGCTGCTGGCGCTGACGCAGGCTGGCGTCAGCCGCGAGGATTCGTACCGGCTCGTGCAGAGGAACGCCATGAAGGTGTGGGATTCGGACGGGCAGCTCCAGCTTCTCGACCTGCTGAAGGCGGACCCGGACGTCACCGCGCGCCTGTCGAACGCGGACCTCGAAGGCCTGTTCGACCTCGGCTACCACTTCAAGCACGTCGACACGATCTTCCGCCGCGTCTTCGGCGAATAG
- a CDS encoding M20 metallopeptidase family protein produces the protein MRRFVAAAVFMGLAGPAAADALTDAVAADTPYLVALYKHLHANPEVSFQEVETSARMAAELKKAGFTVTTGVGKTGVVAVLKNGDGPVVMLRADMDALPVTEETGLPYASRKTIQVPGVGASGVMHACGHDIHMTSMIGTARRLAATKAEWSGTLVVIMQPAEEMGSGARDMLADGLYERFPKPAHVIGLHDSATLPAGTLGISDGFVMANVDSVDIEVKGKGGHGAYPHTTKDPIVLASRIVGALQTLVSRETDPQTPAVVTVGAFNAGTKHNIISNAAHLQLTVRSYSDEMRQFLLDGIARIARGEAIAAGMPEDLMPVVTVADQFTPATYNTPTQTASIKDAFVERFGADKVKPYRPEMGGEDFSRYYREDRSIESTLFRVGAVRQSTHDAAGGDPTKLPSLHSSKFAPDPEPTIRTGVEAMVTAARTMLGKR, from the coding sequence ATGCGCCGTTTCGTTGCCGCCGCCGTTTTCATGGGCCTTGCCGGGCCTGCCGCCGCCGATGCGCTCACCGATGCGGTCGCGGCGGATACGCCCTATCTGGTGGCGCTCTACAAGCATCTCCATGCCAATCCCGAGGTTTCGTTCCAGGAGGTGGAAACCTCCGCGCGCATGGCGGCTGAGCTGAAGAAAGCGGGATTCACCGTGACGACCGGCGTCGGCAAGACCGGCGTCGTCGCGGTCCTGAAGAACGGCGACGGACCGGTGGTGATGCTGCGCGCGGATATGGACGCGTTGCCCGTCACCGAGGAAACCGGCCTGCCCTATGCCAGCAGGAAGACCATTCAGGTTCCGGGTGTCGGCGCCTCCGGCGTGATGCACGCCTGCGGGCACGACATCCACATGACGAGCATGATCGGCACCGCGCGGCGGCTGGCGGCGACGAAGGCCGAATGGTCGGGCACGCTCGTCGTCATCATGCAGCCCGCCGAGGAGATGGGCAGCGGCGCGCGCGACATGCTGGCGGACGGCCTCTACGAACGCTTCCCGAAGCCCGCGCACGTGATCGGCCTGCACGACAGCGCGACGCTGCCGGCCGGCACGCTCGGCATTTCGGACGGCTTCGTCATGGCGAACGTCGATTCGGTCGATATCGAGGTGAAGGGCAAGGGCGGCCACGGCGCCTATCCGCACACCACGAAGGACCCGATCGTGCTCGCCAGCCGCATCGTCGGCGCGCTGCAGACGCTCGTCAGCCGCGAGACCGATCCGCAGACGCCCGCGGTGGTGACGGTGGGCGCGTTCAACGCGGGCACGAAGCACAACATCATCTCCAACGCGGCGCATCTCCAGCTCACCGTGCGCAGCTATTCGGACGAGATGCGGCAGTTCCTGCTGGACGGCATCGCACGGATCGCGCGCGGCGAGGCGATCGCGGCGGGGATGCCCGAGGACCTGATGCCGGTGGTGACGGTGGCGGACCAGTTCACGCCCGCCACCTACAATACGCCGACACAAACGGCGTCGATCAAGGACGCCTTCGTCGAACGCTTCGGCGCGGACAAGGTGAAGCCCTATCGCCCGGAAATGGGCGGCGAGGACTTCAGCCGCTACTATCGCGAGGACAGGAGCATCGAGAGCACGCTGTTCCGCGTCGGCGCGGTCAGGCAATCGACCCATGACGCGGCGGGCGGCGACCCGACGAAGCTGCCCTCGCTCCATTCCTCGAAGTTCGCGCCTGACCCCGAGCCGACGATCCGCACCGGCGTCGAGGCGATGGTGACGGCGGCGCGGACGATGCTCGGCAAGCGCTGA
- the ykgO gene encoding type B 50S ribosomal protein L36 has product MKIRNSLKSLKGRHRDCRVIRRRGRTYVINKTNRRFKARQG; this is encoded by the coding sequence ATGAAGATCCGTAACAGCCTCAAGTCCCTGAAGGGACGTCATCGCGATTGCCGCGTCATCCGCCGCCGCGGCCGCACCTATGTGATCAACAAGACGAATCGCCGCTTCAAGGCGCGTCAGGGCTGA
- a CDS encoding isopenicillin N synthase family dioxygenase has protein sequence MTTLTADRLSPVSIGGRPADFSQQLMHDFRTYGFGVVTDHGIPAGAVREAEAAARRLFALPDAAKRQWHIKGTGGARGYTPFGVEAAKDAAEVDQKEFWHVGRELPAGHRYAADMPPNIWPDVPGFREAALGIFAAFEAAGARLLEAIAIGLDLPAGFFAGPTRDGNSVLRFLHYPPQPAAPNGIRAAAHEDINVITLLLGAEEAGLELLTREGAWLPVKPPEGALVVNIGDMLQRLTNHVLPSTTHRVANPVGEAARRARYSMPFFLHFAPDYLIETLPGCITPENPDRYPEGLTANAYLLQRLREIRLL, from the coding sequence ATGACCACCTTGACCGCCGACCGACTGAGCCCCGTTTCGATCGGAGGTCGTCCCGCCGATTTTTCGCAGCAACTGATGCACGACTTCCGGACATACGGCTTCGGCGTCGTGACGGATCACGGCATCCCGGCCGGAGCCGTCCGCGAGGCCGAGGCGGCAGCGCGGCGGCTGTTCGCGCTGCCCGATGCGGCGAAGCGGCAATGGCACATCAAGGGCACCGGCGGCGCGCGCGGCTACACGCCGTTCGGCGTCGAGGCCGCGAAGGATGCGGCGGAGGTGGATCAGAAGGAGTTCTGGCACGTCGGGCGGGAGCTTCCCGCCGGGCACCGCTACGCTGCCGACATGCCGCCCAACATCTGGCCCGACGTCCCGGGCTTCCGCGAGGCGGCGCTCGGCATCTTCGCGGCGTTCGAAGCGGCGGGCGCGCGCCTCCTCGAAGCCATCGCCATCGGCCTCGACCTGCCGGCGGGCTTCTTCGCCGGGCCGACGCGCGACGGCAACAGCGTGCTGCGCTTCCTGCACTATCCGCCCCAGCCCGCTGCCCCGAACGGCATCCGCGCCGCCGCGCACGAGGACATCAACGTCATCACGCTGCTGCTGGGCGCGGAAGAGGCCGGGCTCGAACTGCTGACGCGCGAAGGCGCATGGCTTCCGGTGAAACCGCCCGAAGGCGCGCTCGTCGTCAATATCGGCGACATGCTGCAGCGGCTCACAAACCACGTGCTGCCATCGACGACGCACCGCGTCGCCAACCCGGTCGGCGAGGCGGCAAGGCGCGCGCGCTATTCGATGCCGTTCTTCCTGCACTTCGCGCCCGACTATCTGATCGAGACGCTGCCGGGATGCATCACGCCGGAAAATCCCGACCGTTACCCCGAGGGCCTGACCGCCAACGCCTACCTGCTGCAACGCCTTCGGGAGATCAGGCTTCTCTGA
- a CDS encoding HAD family hydrolase, translated as MIDAVIFDVGGVLYHWHPRYLYEKLIPDRDRLEWFCASVVTPEWHFQHDAGRPAAETTAELVAAFPEERDLIEAYVPRWLETLPGPVEGMIELVHMLADRGVPLYGITNFSHEFWPRFASTEPAFARFRDIIVSGEERMVKPDPAIFALAKRRFPVDPARALFIDDRDDNIAAAEAAGYRGHLFTDAARARAALTALGLSL; from the coding sequence ATGATCGACGCCGTCATCTTCGATGTCGGCGGCGTTCTCTATCACTGGCACCCGCGCTATCTCTACGAGAAGCTGATCCCGGACCGGGACCGGCTCGAATGGTTCTGCGCCAGCGTCGTGACGCCGGAATGGCATTTCCAGCACGACGCCGGGCGTCCCGCCGCCGAAACCACCGCCGAGCTCGTCGCGGCCTTCCCGGAGGAGCGCGACCTCATCGAGGCCTATGTGCCGCGCTGGCTGGAAACGCTGCCGGGGCCGGTCGAAGGCATGATCGAGCTGGTGCACATGCTCGCCGACAGGGGCGTGCCGCTCTACGGCATCACCAACTTCTCGCACGAGTTCTGGCCGCGATTCGCCTCAACCGAGCCGGCGTTCGCGCGGTTTCGCGACATCATCGTGTCGGGCGAGGAGCGGATGGTGAAGCCGGACCCGGCCATCTTCGCGCTGGCGAAACGCCGCTTCCCGGTGGACCCGGCGCGCGCGCTGTTCATCGACGACCGCGACGACAATATCGCCGCCGCGGAAGCGGCAGGCTATCGCGGTCACCTGTTCACCGACGCGGCGCGGGCAAGAGCGGCGCTGACGGCGCTCGGGCTCTCGCTCTGA
- the gpmA gene encoding 2,3-diphosphoglycerate-dependent phosphoglycerate mutase gives MPRLVLLRHGQSAWNLENRFTGWWDVDVTEQGAAEARAAGRLLAGTGFDFDICFTSVQTRAIKTLNLVLEEMGRLWLPVIKDWRLNERHYGGLTGLNKQQMVDKVGAEQVHIWRRSFDIPPPELEAGSEFDVSKDRRYAGVAVPRTESLKDTIARVLPYWDAAIAPRLKAGERVVISAHGNSLRALVKHLSGISDDEIPTLEIPTGQPLVYELDADLREIERYYLKDRA, from the coding sequence ATGCCCCGTCTCGTACTGCTGCGCCACGGCCAGTCGGCCTGGAACCTTGAAAACCGCTTCACCGGCTGGTGGGACGTCGACGTCACCGAACAGGGCGCCGCCGAAGCCCGCGCCGCGGGCCGCCTGCTCGCGGGCACCGGCTTCGATTTCGACATCTGCTTCACCAGCGTCCAGACCCGCGCGATCAAGACGCTGAACCTCGTGCTGGAGGAGATGGGCCGCCTCTGGCTGCCCGTCATCAAGGACTGGCGCCTCAACGAGCGCCATTACGGCGGGCTCACCGGGCTCAACAAGCAGCAGATGGTCGACAAGGTGGGCGCGGAGCAGGTGCACATCTGGCGCCGCAGCTTCGACATCCCGCCCCCCGAGCTTGAAGCAGGCAGCGAATTCGACGTCTCGAAGGACCGCCGCTACGCGGGCGTCGCCGTGCCGCGCACCGAGAGCCTGAAGGACACGATCGCCCGCGTGCTGCCCTATTGGGACGCCGCAATCGCGCCGCGCCTGAAAGCCGGCGAGCGCGTCGTGATCTCCGCGCACGGCAACAGCCTGCGCGCGCTCGTGAAGCACCTGTCGGGCATTTCGGACGACGAGATCCCGACGCTCGAAATCCCGACCGGCCAGCCGCTTGTCTACGAGCTGGACGCCGACCTCAGGGAGATCGAGCGCTATTACCTGAAAGACCGCGCCTGA
- a CDS encoding metallophosphoesterase has protein sequence MLSRFRSRPKRIDRLPEGLRLYAIGDIHGRRDLMDALLGRIDADLAGWSGDSEIVFLGDYIDRGSASAAVLDRLVEGPPQGRRWTLLKGNHESILSHLVSGRPREDDSLYPAWLMHGGRETLASYGLPAALAFGDDEAAALGALREAMPRAHVELLESLALMRREGDYLFVHAGIRPGVPMEEQRQRDLIWIREAFLEHKGDHGFHVVHGHSITRDVDAQANRTGIDTGAYATGRLTAMVLEGDTRRFLST, from the coding sequence ATGCTGTCCCGCTTCCGATCCCGTCCCAAACGCATCGACCGCCTGCCGGAAGGTCTGCGCCTCTATGCGATCGGCGACATCCACGGCCGCCGCGACCTGATGGACGCGCTGCTCGGCCGGATCGACGCCGACCTCGCGGGCTGGAGCGGCGATTCGGAGATCGTCTTCCTCGGCGACTACATCGACCGGGGGAGCGCGTCGGCCGCCGTGCTCGACCGGCTCGTGGAGGGGCCACCCCAGGGCCGGCGCTGGACGCTGCTCAAGGGCAACCACGAATCGATCCTCTCCCACCTCGTCAGCGGCCGCCCGCGCGAGGACGACTCGCTCTATCCCGCATGGCTGATGCACGGCGGCCGCGAGACGCTGGCGAGTTACGGGCTCCCCGCGGCGCTCGCCTTCGGCGATGACGAGGCCGCCGCGCTCGGCGCGCTCCGCGAGGCGATGCCGCGCGCGCATGTCGAGCTTCTCGAATCGCTGGCGCTGATGCGCCGCGAAGGCGACTATCTGTTCGTCCATGCGGGTATCCGCCCCGGCGTGCCGATGGAGGAGCAGCGCCAGCGCGACCTCATCTGGATTCGCGAGGCCTTCCTCGAACACAAGGGCGATCACGGCTTCCACGTCGTCCACGGCCACTCGATCACGCGCGACGTGGACGCGCAGGCGAACCGCACCGGCATCGACACCGGCGCCTACGCCACCGGCCGCCTCACTGCGATGGTGCTGGAAGGCGACACGCGCCGGTTTCTTTCGACCTGA
- a CDS encoding M14 family metallopeptidase produces MAVTVSAAFDGGNIAVTRAERADDIVLTIPRDHMSEFAQWFYFRLSGVRGEPCVIRLTGLEASAYPGGWPDYRAVVSSDRSDWRRADTTYDKAADGGTLTIRLTPEQDSVWIAYFAPYSMERHNDLVARIGRAPGVTGEVIGKTLDGQDMDLLTIGEGPVSLWFIARQHPGETMAEWWMEGALERLIDPADPVARALRAKATLRFVPNMNPDGSRRGHLRTNAVGVNLNREWASPSLERSPEVHSVLARMDRDKPDFVLDVHGDEAIPNNFLAGFEGIPSITEAMTDRLAVYIAVLDRISPDFQTVDGYEIPPPGKANLTIATNALAERFGCLSMTLEMPFKDANVAPDPVYGWSPARSKALGRDCLAAALEVLPQLR; encoded by the coding sequence ATGGCCGTCACCGTTTCCGCCGCCTTCGACGGCGGCAATATCGCCGTCACGCGCGCCGAGCGCGCGGACGACATCGTGCTCACCATTCCGCGCGACCACATGTCGGAATTCGCGCAGTGGTTCTATTTCCGCCTCTCGGGTGTGCGCGGCGAGCCTTGCGTCATCCGCCTCACGGGCCTCGAGGCCTCCGCCTATCCCGGCGGCTGGCCCGATTACCGCGCGGTCGTCTCCTCCGACCGCAGCGACTGGCGGCGCGCCGATACAACCTACGACAAGGCCGCGGACGGCGGCACGCTCACGATTCGGCTGACGCCCGAGCAGGACAGCGTCTGGATCGCCTATTTCGCGCCCTACAGCATGGAGCGGCACAACGATCTCGTCGCCCGCATCGGCCGCGCGCCGGGCGTGACCGGCGAGGTGATCGGAAAGACGCTCGACGGGCAGGACATGGACCTGCTGACGATCGGCGAAGGCCCGGTGAGCCTGTGGTTCATCGCCCGCCAGCACCCCGGCGAGACGATGGCCGAATGGTGGATGGAAGGCGCGCTCGAACGCCTGATCGACCCGGCCGACCCCGTGGCCCGCGCGCTCCGCGCGAAGGCCACGCTGCGCTTCGTTCCCAACATGAACCCGGACGGCTCGCGGCGCGGGCACCTCAGGACGAACGCCGTCGGCGTGAACCTCAACCGCGAATGGGCGTCGCCGTCGCTCGAACGCAGCCCCGAGGTCCATTCGGTGCTCGCCCGCATGGACCGCGACAAGCCGGACTTCGTGCTCGACGTCCACGGCGACGAGGCGATCCCCAACAACTTTCTCGCGGGTTTCGAGGGCATCCCCTCGATCACTGAGGCGATGACCGACCGGCTCGCGGTCTACATCGCCGTCCTCGACCGAATCTCGCCGGATTTCCAGACCGTCGACGGCTACGAGATCCCGCCGCCCGGCAAGGCGAACCTCACGATCGCCACCAACGCGCTCGCCGAGCGCTTCGGCTGTCTGTCGATGACGCTGGAAATGCCGTTCAAGGACGCGAACGTCGCGCCGGACCCCGTCTACGGCTGGTCGCCCGCGCGTTCGAAGGCGCTGGGGCGCGATTGCCTCGCCGCCGCGCTCGAAGTGCTTCCCCAACTCCGCTGA
- a CDS encoding helix-turn-helix domain-containing protein, producing the protein MLQSRNYAPSSHLAPYIARHYVFRAPLPPDFTMIDRLLAETAFIRILITGDWAAETAPGQWERPGDVLFFGANARPFKVRVRGPFFIVGIALRPSGWRALSDRPASDFADRMVRLADVWNEGAEARLATVAKLTDDDAIVSICEEAITAQLKASARVNAAMQHLETVARLDSATRVEDLAEQLGISSRQLERLSTAHFGHTPKTVMRRSRFLDMAAAMRGLGDPDDEYLAALRYFDQSHRTREFKHFIGMTPAEFERTPTPLLDAGIQLRQDRKHHTY; encoded by the coding sequence ATGCTGCAGTCGCGCAACTATGCACCATCTTCGCACCTCGCGCCCTATATCGCGCGCCACTATGTGTTTCGGGCGCCGCTGCCCCCCGATTTCACCATGATCGACCGACTGCTCGCCGAAACCGCGTTCATCCGTATCCTCATCACCGGCGACTGGGCGGCGGAAACCGCGCCGGGGCAGTGGGAGCGGCCGGGCGACGTGCTGTTCTTCGGCGCGAATGCGCGGCCGTTCAAGGTGCGGGTGCGCGGCCCCTTCTTCATCGTCGGTATCGCGCTGCGCCCGTCGGGCTGGCGCGCGCTTTCCGACCGCCCGGCCTCGGACTTCGCGGACCGCATGGTGCGGCTCGCCGACGTGTGGAACGAAGGCGCCGAGGCGCGGCTTGCGACCGTCGCAAAGCTCACGGACGACGATGCGATCGTCTCGATCTGCGAGGAGGCGATCACCGCGCAGCTGAAGGCGTCGGCGCGCGTGAACGCCGCCATGCAGCATCTCGAAACCGTCGCGCGCCTCGACAGCGCGACGCGCGTCGAAGACCTCGCCGAGCAGCTCGGCATCTCGTCGCGCCAGCTCGAACGCCTGTCGACGGCGCATTTCGGGCACACGCCGAAAACCGTGATGCGCCGCAGCCGATTCCTCGACATGGCCGCCGCGATGCGCGGCCTCGGCGATCCGGACGACGAGTATCTCGCCGCGCTGCGCTATTTCGACCAGTCGCACCGCACGCGCGAGTTCAAGCACTTCATCGGCATGACGCCCGCCGAATTCGAACGCACCCCGACGCCGCTACTCGATGCGGGAATCCAGCTCCGGCAGGACCGCAAGCACCACACGTACTGA
- the galE gene encoding UDP-glucose 4-epimerase GalE, protein MASVLVTGGAGYIGSHAVLALKDAGHRVSVIDNLVTGFRWAVPEDVPFYEGNVADEALVGRIAAEQGIDAIMHFAGSVVVPESVSDPLKYYRNNTAASRTLIESAVRNSVKHFIFSSTAAVYGIPEHTPVDEETPRLPINPYGTSKLMTEFMLADVAAAHPINYAALRYFNVAGADPAGRTGQSTAGATHLIKVAVETATGKRSHVSVFGTDYATPDGTGVRDYIHVSDLAAAHVLALDWLMERPEESVTLNCGYNRGFSVLEVLDAVERVSGRRIERRMEPRRAGDPDALVAENAKILETFRWQPRHGNLDTIVSHALAWEEKLAARG, encoded by the coding sequence ATGGCATCGGTTCTGGTGACAGGCGGCGCGGGCTATATCGGCAGCCATGCAGTGCTCGCCCTGAAGGACGCGGGGCACCGGGTCTCGGTGATCGACAATCTCGTGACCGGCTTCCGCTGGGCGGTGCCGGAGGACGTGCCCTTCTACGAGGGGAACGTCGCCGACGAGGCGCTGGTGGGCCGCATCGCCGCCGAGCAGGGCATAGACGCCATCATGCACTTCGCGGGATCGGTGGTGGTGCCGGAATCGGTCAGCGACCCGCTGAAATACTATCGCAACAACACGGCAGCGAGCCGCACGCTGATCGAATCGGCGGTGCGAAACAGCGTGAAGCACTTCATCTTCTCGTCGACCGCGGCCGTGTACGGCATCCCGGAGCATACGCCCGTGGACGAGGAGACGCCGCGGCTTCCGATCAACCCCTACGGCACCTCCAAGCTGATGACGGAGTTCATGCTTGCGGACGTCGCGGCCGCGCACCCGATCAACTATGCGGCGCTGCGCTACTTCAACGTCGCGGGCGCGGACCCGGCGGGGCGTACCGGCCAGTCGACGGCGGGGGCGACGCATCTCATCAAGGTGGCGGTCGAGACGGCGACGGGCAAGCGATCCCATGTCTCGGTGTTCGGCACCGACTATGCGACGCCGGACGGCACCGGCGTGCGCGACTATATCCACGTCAGCGACCTTGCCGCCGCGCACGTGCTGGCGCTGGACTGGCTGATGGAACGCCCGGAGGAGTCGGTGACGCTCAACTGCGGCTACAACCGCGGTTTCTCCGTGCTGGAAGTGCTGGACGCGGTCGAGCGTGTCTCGGGTCGCAGGATCGAGCGGCGCATGGAACCGCGCCGCGCGGGCGATCCCGATGCGCTGGTGGCCGAGAACGCGAAGATCCTCGAAACCTTCCGCTGGCAGCCGCGCCACGGCAATCTCGACACGATCGTCTCCCACGCGCTTGCGTGGGAAGAAAAGCTCGCCGCGCGCGGCTGA